A portion of the Streptomyces platensis genome contains these proteins:
- a CDS encoding class I SAM-dependent DNA methyltransferase: MTSSELWTHATADRYDAEESEMSSAAVLDPTLTFLAELAGEGRALEFAIGTGRVGVPLRERGVPVVGIELSEHMAAVLRRKIDEDALPVAIGDMATTVVPGEFTLVYLVYNTITNLLTQDEQVECFRNAARHLGPGGRFVIELGVPPLRFLPPGQVAVPFDVSEHHLGFDTFDLVEQILVSHHFTRDGDDGRYRRGNSRHRYAWPSELDLMARIAGLELERRVAGWDGAPFTQDSAKHVSVWRKPA; this comes from the coding sequence GTGACGAGTAGTGAGCTGTGGACCCATGCGACCGCCGACCGCTATGACGCCGAGGAGAGCGAGATGTCCTCGGCCGCCGTTCTCGATCCGACTCTCACCTTCCTCGCCGAGCTTGCCGGAGAGGGCCGGGCGCTGGAGTTCGCCATCGGAACCGGACGAGTGGGTGTTCCGCTGCGGGAGCGCGGCGTTCCGGTCGTGGGCATCGAACTGTCCGAGCACATGGCAGCGGTCCTGCGGCGCAAGATCGACGAGGATGCGCTTCCCGTGGCCATCGGGGACATGGCCACCACCGTCGTCCCCGGTGAGTTCACCCTGGTCTATCTCGTCTACAACACCATCACCAACCTGCTCACGCAGGACGAGCAGGTCGAGTGCTTCCGCAACGCGGCACGTCATCTGGGGCCCGGCGGCCGATTCGTCATCGAGCTGGGCGTGCCGCCGCTGCGGTTCCTGCCCCCCGGCCAGGTCGCGGTGCCATTCGACGTCTCCGAGCACCATCTCGGCTTCGACACCTTCGACCTGGTCGAGCAGATTCTCGTCTCGCACCACTTCACCCGCGACGGCGACGACGGCCGCTACCGCCGCGGCAACTCCCGGCACCGGTACGCCTGGCCGTCAGAGCTCGACCTGATGGCACGGATCGCCGGGCTCGAGCTGGAACGTCGCGTCGCGGGCTGGGACGGGGCGCCGTTCACCCAGGACTCCGCGAAGCACGTCTCCGTGTGGCGCAAGCCAGCCTGA
- a CDS encoding DUF7489 domain-containing protein codes for MFTSHKAGRDDSWEGVVIDKSRGMLDGSNMYHFVEVRLADGESVKVRISRRLWKSIAVDDRIVKRPGADPARE; via the coding sequence ATGTTCACATCTCACAAAGCCGGACGAGATGATTCCTGGGAAGGCGTCGTCATCGATAAGTCCCGGGGCATGCTCGACGGCTCGAATATGTATCACTTCGTCGAGGTCCGTCTTGCCGACGGCGAATCCGTGAAGGTCCGGATCAGCCGCCGGCTCTGGAAGTCGATCGCGGTCGACGATCGGATCGTCAAGCGACCGGGAGCCGACCCGGCCAGGGAGTAA
- a CDS encoding LysR family transcriptional regulator produces the protein MLDVRRLHLLRELDRRGTIAAVAEALTFTASAVSQQLGVLEREAGVALLERSGRRVILTPAGRSLVAHADAVLQRLELAVAELASAREGIGGPLRIGTFPSGGHTIVPAALAELTQRHPALEPMVQEIDSARVSDGLRAGELDVALVHDYDFVPASPDSTVDEVPLLEEPVYLVTNTAAETAGRSGTLAELLGPYAEFPWITARDGTTGHAMAVRACQAAGFQPRIRHQVNDFRTVLALAATGQGAGFVPEMATVQSCEGVVLTKLPLFRRSKVAFRAGGGTHPAIAAFVAAATAAVGCMMGSGFDERAAMRYGHSV, from the coding sequence ATGCTTGATGTTCGTCGTCTTCACCTGCTGCGCGAGCTGGACCGGCGGGGCACGATCGCGGCCGTGGCCGAGGCGCTGACCTTCACCGCGTCCGCCGTCTCCCAGCAGTTGGGTGTGCTGGAACGCGAGGCAGGCGTGGCCTTGCTGGAACGCAGCGGCAGGCGGGTGATCCTCACGCCTGCGGGCCGGTCCCTCGTCGCACACGCCGACGCCGTACTGCAACGCCTCGAGCTGGCGGTCGCCGAGCTGGCCAGCGCGCGGGAGGGTATCGGCGGACCGCTGCGTATCGGGACCTTCCCCTCCGGTGGCCATACCATCGTGCCCGCCGCGCTGGCAGAGCTGACTCAGCGGCATCCCGCGCTGGAACCGATGGTGCAAGAGATCGACTCTGCGCGGGTCTCCGACGGCCTGCGAGCCGGCGAACTCGACGTGGCCCTGGTCCATGACTACGACTTCGTACCCGCGTCACCGGACAGCACGGTGGACGAGGTGCCCCTGCTGGAGGAGCCGGTGTACCTCGTCACGAATACGGCGGCCGAGACCGCCGGCCGCAGCGGCACGCTGGCAGAGTTGCTCGGACCCTATGCCGAGTTCCCGTGGATCACCGCGCGGGACGGCACGACCGGTCATGCGATGGCGGTGCGCGCCTGCCAGGCGGCCGGTTTCCAGCCGAGAATTCGCCACCAGGTCAACGATTTCCGCACCGTGCTGGCCTTGGCCGCCACCGGGCAAGGGGCCGGGTTTGTGCCGGAAATGGCCACTGTGCAGAGCTGCGAAGGTGTGGTGTTGACCAAGTTGCCGTTGTTCCGTCGCTCGAAGGTCGCCTTCCGCGCAGGCGGCGGTACTCATCCGGCGATCGCCGCTTTCGTGGCCGCGGCAACAGCGGCCGTGGGCTGCATGATGGGTTCAGGATTCGATGAGAGGGCCGCGATGCGCTACGGGCATTCCGTGTAG
- a CDS encoding GNAT family N-acetyltransferase — MTTIGAMDYEFRTARPPDTPAMEALDGSFTTRTIFHVAATEDGFALQEIPVDPPLHKAFPAGDSDADADDGLTTEEDPNSRTFVAVGPDGCLAGFAAVSYAPWNRRLAIEDIEVAPAHRSQGLGRALMAHAADFARERGAGHIWLEVTNINAPAIHAYRRMGFTFCGLDTTLYDGTPSSGERALYMSMPCP; from the coding sequence ATGACGACCATTGGCGCCATGGACTACGAGTTCCGCACGGCCCGGCCCCCGGACACCCCGGCCATGGAGGCACTCGACGGATCCTTCACCACCCGCACCATCTTCCATGTGGCCGCCACCGAGGACGGGTTCGCCCTCCAGGAGATCCCGGTGGACCCGCCCCTCCACAAGGCCTTCCCGGCGGGGGACTCCGACGCCGACGCCGACGACGGCCTTACGACCGAGGAAGATCCGAACAGCCGCACGTTCGTCGCAGTCGGCCCGGACGGCTGCCTGGCGGGCTTCGCCGCTGTCTCCTACGCCCCGTGGAACCGGCGGCTGGCCATCGAGGACATCGAGGTCGCCCCGGCCCATCGGAGCCAGGGCCTCGGCCGCGCCCTGATGGCCCACGCCGCCGACTTCGCCCGTGAGCGCGGTGCCGGACACATCTGGCTGGAAGTCACCAACATCAATGCCCCGGCGATCCACGCCTACCGGCGGATGGGGTTCACCTTCTGCGGACTGGACACGACGCTCTACGACGGCACCCCCTCATCGGGCGAGCGGGCCCTCTACATGAGCATGCCTTGCCCCTGA
- a CDS encoding 4-hydroxy-tetrahydrodipicolinate synthase family protein yields the protein MKPNPLFNGLYVPLVTPFTNDLRLAPDALARLADEALSAGASGLVALGTTAESATLTAEEKRTVVRICSAACRAHAAPLIVGVGTNDTAAAITSLRELAATGDVAAALVPAPPYIRPGEAGTLAHFTALAEDGGLPLIVYDIPYRTGQTLSADAVAALGRLPGIVGIKHATGAIDATTMELLGSPPPGFAVLGGDDVVISPLVAAGAHGGIVASANVRTADYAELISLWHLGSAAPARKLGAELARLSAALFAEPNPTVIKGVLHAQDRIPSPAVRMPLLAASTSTVHRAALLANSRVRQASTT from the coding sequence ATGAAGCCCAACCCCCTCTTCAACGGCCTGTACGTCCCCTTGGTGACTCCGTTCACCAACGACCTGCGCCTGGCCCCCGATGCGCTGGCCCGACTCGCCGACGAGGCACTGTCGGCCGGCGCCTCCGGACTCGTCGCCCTCGGTACCACCGCGGAATCAGCCACGCTGACCGCGGAGGAGAAGCGGACTGTGGTGCGCATCTGCTCGGCCGCCTGCCGGGCACACGCCGCCCCGCTGATCGTCGGGGTCGGCACCAACGACACCGCCGCCGCCATCACGTCGCTGCGCGAACTGGCGGCCACCGGCGACGTAGCCGCGGCGCTGGTTCCCGCACCGCCCTACATCCGACCCGGTGAAGCGGGGACACTCGCGCATTTCACCGCGCTGGCCGAAGACGGTGGCCTACCGCTGATCGTGTACGACATCCCCTACCGCACCGGCCAAACTCTCAGCGCCGACGCGGTCGCCGCACTCGGCCGCCTACCAGGGATCGTCGGGATCAAGCACGCGACCGGCGCGATCGACGCGACCACGATGGAGTTGCTCGGCTCCCCACCACCCGGCTTCGCCGTGCTCGGCGGCGACGACGTCGTCATCTCACCGCTCGTCGCGGCGGGCGCTCACGGCGGAATTGTCGCCTCGGCAAACGTCCGCACCGCCGACTACGCCGAACTGATCTCGCTGTGGCATCTCGGCTCCGCCGCCCCCGCCCGCAAGCTCGGAGCCGAGCTGGCGCGGTTGTCGGCTGCCCTGTTCGCCGAACCGAACCCAACAGTGATCAAGGGAGTACTGCACGCCCAGGACCGCATCCCCAGCCCCGCCGTCCGGATGCCACTGCTGGCCGCCTCCACCAGTACGGTCCACCGAGCAGCCCTCCTGGCCAACAGCCGTGTACGGCAAGCGTCCACGACCTGA
- a CDS encoding MMPL family transporter — translation MATFLYKLGRFAFRRRRFVALIWVALLAVAGVGAATASAPAADSFSIPGTEAQRAFDLLDQRFPGANADGATARVVFRAPEGETMKDPANKAAVERTVHALRSGSSQVDRVADPYAAKALSKDGRTAYAQVSYKVTGFELSDASKDALKDAAEDGRDAGLTVETGGNALQAIPETGATEVIGIAISAVVLVITFGALIAAGLPLLTALIGVGIGVSTITALSSTLDLSSTTSTLATMIGLAVGIDYALFIVSRYRAEITEGREREEAAGRAVGTAGSAVVFAGLTVVIALVGLTVVNIPMLTKMGLAAAGTVVIAVLIALTLIPALLGFAGARALPRKARKAPKARKGSETDQVHGRQAGAGERPNMGTRWAHFVLRRPVAVLLTAVIGLGVVAIPATSLELGLPDDGSQPTDTTQRKAYDLLSDGFGAGVNGPLMLVVDGRDAHAGESVKAAAARVAKKVGGLDDVAVVTPPTFNKARDTAMLNVVPKSKPSSVETEDLVHDIRSTTHGIAQDTGAKTLVTGTTAMNVDVSQKLNDALVPYLALVVGLAFLLLMVVFRSVLVPLKAALGFLLSVVAALGAVVAVFQWGWLSSVFGVEQTGPIMSMMPIFMVGVVFGLAMDYEVFLVTRMREAFVHGERPGEAVVTGFRHGARVVTAAAVIMISVFAGFIGSSDSMIKMIGFGLAIAVFFDAFLVRMAIVPAVLALLGRSAWWLPRWLQKLLPNVDVEGEGLRTQLADTHAADGAADADNAREPADV, via the coding sequence ATGGCCACTTTCCTCTACAAACTCGGACGCTTCGCCTTCCGGCGACGCCGCTTCGTCGCCCTGATATGGGTCGCCCTGCTGGCCGTTGCCGGCGTCGGGGCCGCCACCGCCTCCGCACCTGCCGCCGACTCCTTCTCGATCCCCGGCACGGAGGCCCAGCGCGCCTTCGACCTCCTCGACCAGCGCTTCCCCGGCGCGAACGCCGACGGCGCCACGGCCCGGGTGGTCTTCAGGGCCCCCGAGGGCGAGACGATGAAGGACCCGGCGAACAAGGCGGCCGTCGAACGCACCGTCCACGCCCTGCGATCGGGCTCCTCGCAGGTCGACCGGGTCGCCGACCCGTACGCCGCCAAGGCCCTCAGCAAGGACGGCCGCACCGCCTACGCCCAGGTCTCCTACAAGGTCACCGGCTTCGAGCTGAGCGACGCCTCCAAGGACGCACTCAAGGACGCGGCCGAGGACGGCCGGGACGCCGGGCTGACCGTCGAGACCGGCGGCAACGCACTCCAGGCCATCCCCGAGACCGGTGCGACCGAGGTCATCGGTATCGCGATCTCCGCAGTGGTCCTCGTCATCACCTTCGGCGCGCTGATCGCGGCCGGACTGCCGCTGCTGACCGCGCTGATCGGCGTGGGTATCGGTGTCTCCACCATCACCGCGCTGAGCAGCACACTCGATCTCTCCAGCACCACCTCGACGCTGGCCACGATGATCGGCCTCGCCGTCGGCATCGACTACGCCCTGTTCATCGTCTCCCGCTACCGCGCCGAGATCACCGAGGGCCGCGAACGCGAGGAGGCCGCCGGACGCGCGGTCGGCACCGCGGGCTCCGCGGTGGTCTTCGCGGGCCTCACCGTGGTGATCGCACTGGTCGGCCTCACCGTCGTCAACATCCCGATGCTGACGAAGATGGGCCTGGCCGCGGCCGGCACCGTCGTCATCGCCGTGCTCATCGCGCTCACCCTCATTCCGGCGCTGCTCGGCTTCGCGGGGGCGCGGGCGCTGCCCCGTAAGGCCCGAAAGGCCCCTAAGGCCCGTAAGGGGAGCGAGACCGACCAGGTGCACGGCCGGCAGGCCGGTGCCGGGGAGCGGCCCAACATGGGCACCCGCTGGGCGCACTTCGTGCTGCGCCGCCCCGTCGCCGTACTCCTCACGGCCGTGATCGGCCTCGGTGTCGTCGCGATCCCCGCCACCTCGCTGGAGCTGGGCCTGCCGGACGACGGCTCCCAGCCCACCGACACCACCCAGCGCAAGGCCTACGACCTGCTGTCGGACGGCTTCGGCGCCGGCGTCAACGGCCCGTTGATGCTGGTCGTCGACGGCCGGGACGCCCACGCCGGGGAGAGCGTCAAGGCCGCCGCGGCGCGGGTCGCCAAGAAGGTCGGCGGGCTGGACGATGTCGCCGTCGTCACCCCGCCCACCTTCAACAAGGCCCGCGACACCGCGATGCTGAACGTCGTCCCGAAGTCGAAGCCCAGCAGTGTCGAGACCGAGGACCTGGTGCACGACATCCGGTCCACGACGCACGGCATCGCCCAGGACACCGGGGCAAAGACCCTGGTCACCGGCACCACCGCGATGAACGTCGATGTCTCGCAGAAGCTGAACGACGCGCTGGTGCCCTACCTGGCGCTGGTCGTCGGCCTGGCCTTCCTCCTGCTGATGGTCGTCTTCCGCTCGGTGCTCGTCCCGCTCAAGGCGGCACTCGGCTTCCTGCTGTCGGTGGTGGCGGCCCTCGGCGCGGTCGTCGCGGTCTTCCAATGGGGCTGGCTGAGCAGCGTGTTCGGCGTCGAGCAGACCGGCCCGATCATGAGCATGATGCCGATCTTCATGGTGGGCGTGGTCTTCGGCCTGGCGATGGACTACGAGGTCTTCCTCGTCACACGGATGCGCGAGGCCTTCGTCCACGGGGAGCGCCCGGGAGAGGCCGTCGTCACCGGGTTCCGGCACGGAGCGCGGGTGGTCACCGCCGCCGCGGTCATCATGATCAGCGTCTTCGCCGGCTTCATCGGCTCCTCGGACTCGATGATCAAGATGATCGGCTTCGGCCTCGCCATCGCCGTCTTCTTCGACGCCTTCCTCGTCCGCATGGCCATCGTCCCCGCGGTCCTGGCACTGCTGGGCCGCTCCGCCTGGTGGCTCCCGCGGTGGCTCCAGAAGCTCCTGCCGAACGTGGATGTCGAGGGCGAGGGCCTGCGTACGCAGCTCGCCGACACTCATGCCGCCGACGGAGCGGCGGACGCGGACAACGCACGTGAACCGGCGGACGTCTGA
- a CDS encoding AIM24 family protein → MNSDLFASENMAAPATAPGMTQQNAKSLKYALDGECYARQGSMIAYRGELQFEKQGQGIGKFLKRAVTGEGLALMAVRGRGEVWFAHEAANCFIIDLAPGDGLTVNGRNVLCFDPSLSYEIKVVKGAGMVGGGLFNSVFSGQGKLGVMCEGNPIVIPVSPQAPVFVDTDAVVGWSSALQTTLHRSQSLGSMLRGGSGEAVQLRLDGEGFVIVRPSELRPEKESGN, encoded by the coding sequence ATGAACAGTGACCTTTTCGCCTCGGAGAACATGGCCGCACCGGCCACCGCGCCCGGGATGACGCAGCAGAACGCCAAATCGCTCAAGTACGCGCTGGACGGCGAGTGTTATGCCCGGCAGGGCTCGATGATCGCCTACCGCGGCGAGCTGCAATTCGAGAAGCAGGGGCAGGGCATCGGCAAGTTCCTCAAGCGCGCGGTCACCGGTGAGGGGCTGGCGCTGATGGCCGTGCGGGGCCGTGGTGAGGTGTGGTTCGCGCATGAGGCCGCCAACTGCTTCATCATCGACCTCGCCCCGGGGGACGGCCTCACCGTCAATGGCCGGAATGTGCTGTGCTTCGACCCGTCGCTCTCCTACGAGATCAAGGTCGTCAAGGGCGCCGGCATGGTCGGTGGCGGGCTCTTCAACTCCGTGTTCAGCGGCCAGGGCAAGCTCGGTGTGATGTGTGAGGGCAACCCCATCGTCATACCCGTCTCGCCACAGGCCCCGGTCTTCGTCGACACCGATGCCGTGGTCGGCTGGAGCAGCGCACTCCAGACCACCCTCCACCGGTCGCAGAGCCTCGGCTCGATGCTCCGGGGCGGTTCCGGGGAGGCCGTCCAACTCCGCCTGGACGGCGAGGGGTTCGTCATCGTACGGCCCAGTGAACTCCGGCCGGAGAAGGAGTCCGGCAACTGA
- a CDS encoding GNAT family N-acetyltransferase, giving the protein MTELGPVAWPPAPIRTERLVLREPEARDRAAFIELLASPEVHTYLGGPRPRDELERAVPEISGRRPGLFVIDLDGAMIGMVRLDRHDAESPGHVRPDVGDTELGYLLLPEAWGRGYGSEACTAALGWFADALPGEPVVLRTQTANERSMRLAAKLGFTEVERFEAYGAEQWFGVWSSVTPPG; this is encoded by the coding sequence ATGACCGAACTCGGCCCCGTCGCCTGGCCACCTGCCCCGATCAGAACCGAGCGGCTCGTGCTCCGTGAGCCCGAGGCCCGAGATCGTGCAGCGTTCATCGAACTGCTCGCCTCACCGGAGGTGCATACCTACCTCGGTGGCCCTCGACCGCGTGATGAGCTCGAGCGCGCGGTGCCCGAGATATCCGGACGGCGGCCTGGCCTTTTCGTGATCGATCTTGACGGAGCGATGATCGGCATGGTCAGGCTCGATCGGCACGACGCGGAGAGTCCAGGGCACGTCCGTCCGGATGTCGGGGACACCGAGCTCGGCTACCTCCTCCTGCCGGAGGCGTGGGGACGCGGGTACGGCAGCGAGGCGTGCACAGCGGCACTCGGCTGGTTCGCCGACGCGCTTCCCGGCGAGCCGGTGGTGCTGCGGACCCAGACCGCCAATGAGCGCTCGATGCGCCTCGCGGCGAAGCTGGGGTTCACCGAGGTGGAGCGGTTCGAGGCCTACGGCGCCGAGCAGTGGTTCGGCGTGTGGTCCTCCGTCACGCCGCCCGGTTGA
- a CDS encoding GDSL-type esterase/lipase family protein — protein sequence MSSESDSAPHTTDTPPATGWITTPVTADLLRGALDLEHTEHGVLPHRLPARARAQCADGLLAMAEAQPSGVRLVFRTRATAIELDALRTKNAYEGAPPRPDGVYDLFADGRLTGQDSVTGGNVSLVDMTTGTAEIQPGPAGTVQFSDLPDGVKDVEIWLPHNEITELIALRTDAPVEPLPEGGRKRWLHHGSSISHGSDAASPSTTWPALAATLGGVELTNLGLSGSALLDPFTARALRDTPADLISIKIGINLVNADLMRLRAFGPAVHGFLDTVREGHPTTPLLLVSPILCPIHEDTPGPTAPDFSNVSAGKLQFKAAGDPAERAMGKLTLNVIRDELARVVKQRAADDPNLHLLDGRDLYGEADFAELPLPDQLHPDAATHRRIGERFAALAFGAEGPFGARSA from the coding sequence ATGAGTTCTGAGTCTGACTCCGCCCCCCACACCACCGATACGCCCCCGGCAACTGGCTGGATCACCACGCCCGTTACCGCGGACCTGCTGCGCGGTGCGCTCGATCTGGAGCACACCGAGCACGGGGTGCTGCCGCACCGGCTGCCCGCCCGGGCCCGCGCCCAGTGCGCCGACGGCCTGCTGGCCATGGCGGAGGCCCAGCCCTCGGGGGTACGACTGGTGTTCCGCACCCGCGCCACCGCCATCGAGCTGGACGCGCTGCGCACCAAGAACGCCTACGAGGGCGCCCCGCCCCGCCCGGACGGCGTGTACGACCTGTTCGCCGACGGCCGGCTCACCGGGCAGGACAGTGTGACCGGCGGCAATGTCTCCCTGGTGGACATGACCACCGGGACCGCGGAAATCCAGCCCGGCCCGGCCGGCACCGTCCAGTTCAGCGATCTCCCGGACGGCGTCAAGGATGTCGAGATCTGGCTGCCGCACAACGAGATCACCGAGTTGATCGCGCTGCGCACCGATGCCCCCGTCGAGCCCCTCCCGGAGGGGGGCCGCAAAAGGTGGCTGCACCACGGCAGTTCGATCAGTCACGGCTCCGACGCCGCGAGCCCCAGCACCACCTGGCCGGCGCTGGCCGCCACCCTCGGCGGCGTGGAACTGACCAACCTGGGCCTGAGCGGCAGTGCCCTGCTCGACCCGTTCACCGCCCGCGCCCTGCGGGACACCCCCGCGGACCTGATCAGCATCAAGATCGGCATCAATCTGGTCAACGCCGACCTGATGCGGCTGCGGGCCTTCGGCCCGGCGGTCCACGGCTTCCTCGACACCGTCCGCGAGGGCCACCCCACCACTCCGCTGCTGCTCGTCTCCCCCATTCTGTGCCCCATCCACGAGGACACCCCCGGCCCCACAGCCCCGGACTTCAGCAACGTCAGCGCGGGAAAACTCCAGTTCAAGGCCGCGGGCGACCCGGCGGAACGGGCCATGGGCAAGCTGACACTCAACGTCATCCGGGATGAACTGGCCCGCGTCGTCAAGCAGCGGGCGGCCGACGATCCGAACCTGCACCTTCTCGACGGGCGCGACCTCTACGGAGAAGCGGACTTCGCCGAGCTCCCGCTGCCCGACCAGCTCCACCCGGACGCCGCCACCCACCGCCGCATCGGCGAACGCTTCGCCGCGCTGGCCTTCGGCGCCGAGGGGCCGTTCGGCGCCAGGAGCGCCTGA
- a CDS encoding DsbA family protein has protein sequence MRVGRGRRRLAALALMLVLPGLLSSGCGERTPRQPSPKKAAYDGPAKPPEKLDVDGTTIVVGDPKAPVTVHLYEDPRCPVCQEFEVTGGGPALRALTQRRETKTEYTFASFLDGKVGGGGSKRAVNALRAALEAGKFAEYHAVLYRHQPAEAVDGYTNALLLKLAGKVAGLRGPAFDSAVKTMKYREFVDRSERAYDRAGADTPRGLGTPAAVINGVQMPEEYFGMLFDRKAFTRFLRLMRYQPGQWPS, from the coding sequence ATGAGAGTGGGACGTGGCCGAAGACGGCTGGCCGCCTTAGCGTTGATGCTGGTTCTGCCGGGGCTGTTGTCGAGCGGATGCGGTGAACGCACCCCACGGCAGCCGTCGCCGAAGAAGGCCGCGTATGACGGCCCGGCGAAGCCGCCCGAGAAGCTTGACGTGGACGGCACCACCATCGTCGTCGGGGATCCGAAGGCCCCGGTCACGGTGCATCTCTACGAGGACCCGCGCTGCCCCGTCTGCCAGGAGTTCGAGGTGACCGGTGGTGGACCGGCCCTCCGCGCCCTGACCCAGCGGCGTGAGACGAAGACCGAGTACACCTTCGCGTCCTTCCTTGACGGGAAAGTGGGTGGCGGCGGCTCGAAGAGGGCCGTCAACGCGCTGCGCGCCGCGCTGGAAGCCGGAAAGTTCGCCGAGTACCACGCCGTGCTCTACCGGCACCAGCCGGCCGAAGCCGTTGACGGCTACACCAACGCGTTGCTGCTGAAGCTTGCCGGCAAGGTGGCAGGACTGCGTGGCCCGGCATTCGACTCCGCTGTCAAGACCATGAAGTACCGCGAGTTCGTCGACCGATCCGAGCGGGCCTACGATCGGGCCGGTGCAGATACCCCCCGCGGCCTCGGCACGCCCGCCGCAGTGATCAACGGCGTGCAGATGCCCGAGGAGTACTTCGGGATGCTCTTCGACCGGAAGGCGTTCACCCGGTTCCTCCGGCTGATGAGGTATCAGCCGGGGCAATGGCCGTCCTAG
- a CDS encoding TetR/AcrR family transcriptional regulator, which yields MGRSRLTPEREAELFDAVLDLLREVGYDALTMDAVAARTHSSKATLYRQWQGKPQLVARALRHCKPVSTADVDTGSLRGDFAELVRRADDEGQMAKDAALMRGLGMAIHTNPDLHQALREVLLDPEVSGLNAMLRRGIDRGEIAADCPALRYIPHLLVGAYVARQLIEDRCADAAFLSDYLDAVVFPALGV from the coding sequence ATGGGACGCAGCCGGCTGACTCCCGAGCGGGAGGCCGAGCTCTTCGATGCCGTGCTCGATCTGCTGCGTGAGGTCGGCTACGACGCGTTGACCATGGACGCCGTCGCCGCCCGTACCCACTCCAGCAAGGCCACCCTCTACCGCCAGTGGCAGGGCAAGCCGCAGCTGGTGGCGAGGGCGCTGCGGCACTGCAAGCCGGTCAGTACCGCGGACGTCGACACCGGCAGCCTGCGCGGCGACTTCGCCGAGCTGGTGCGCCGGGCCGACGACGAGGGTCAGATGGCGAAGGACGCTGCCCTGATGCGGGGCCTGGGGATGGCCATCCACACCAACCCCGATCTTCACCAGGCTCTCCGCGAAGTCCTCCTCGACCCCGAGGTGAGTGGACTGAACGCGATGCTGCGGCGCGGTATCGACCGTGGCGAGATCGCGGCCGACTGTCCCGCACTCCGGTACATCCCGCACCTGCTCGTCGGCGCGTACGTCGCCCGGCAGCTCATCGAGGACCGCTGCGCCGATGCCGCGTTCCTCTCCGACTATCTCGACGCCGTGGTCTTCCCCGCCCTCGGCGTCTGA
- a CDS encoding ribonuclease H family protein has protein sequence MIAHMAERVIAACDGASKGNPGPAGWAWVIADGAGTVVRWEAGPLGTATNNVAELTALERLLTATDPAVPIEIRMDSQYAMKAVTTWLPGWKRKGWKTAAGKPVANQELVAGIDALLTDRSVEFRYVPAHQVDGDPLNDFADRAASQAAIVQEAAGSALGSPEPPAAPDTVRPAGTRRRASGPAAKTASAPQRRTSGKTRTLNAKFPGRCRCGRSYAAGEPITKNPDGWGHPACRSGAGDDTAG, from the coding sequence ATGATCGCGCACATGGCTGAACGCGTGATCGCCGCCTGTGACGGCGCTTCGAAAGGAAACCCCGGGCCCGCCGGCTGGGCCTGGGTCATCGCCGACGGTGCCGGAACCGTCGTCCGGTGGGAGGCCGGGCCGCTGGGCACCGCGACCAACAACGTCGCGGAACTCACGGCCCTGGAACGTCTGCTGACAGCCACCGATCCGGCCGTCCCGATCGAGATCCGGATGGACTCCCAGTACGCGATGAAGGCCGTCACCACCTGGCTGCCCGGCTGGAAGCGCAAGGGGTGGAAGACGGCCGCGGGCAAGCCGGTCGCCAATCAGGAACTGGTCGCCGGCATCGACGCGCTGCTCACGGACCGCTCCGTGGAGTTCCGCTATGTGCCCGCGCACCAGGTGGACGGCGATCCGCTCAACGACTTCGCCGACCGGGCGGCGAGCCAGGCGGCGATCGTCCAGGAAGCCGCCGGCAGCGCCCTCGGCTCCCCGGAGCCGCCGGCCGCCCCCGACACCGTCCGGCCCGCCGGCACCCGTCGACGGGCCTCTGGTCCGGCGGCGAAGACCGCCTCCGCACCGCAGCGGCGCACCTCGGGAAAGACGCGGACCCTGAACGCCAAATTCCCCGGCCGCTGCCGCTGCGGGCGCTCCTACGCGGCGGGCGAGCCCATCACCAAGAACCCCGACGGCTGGGGCCACCCCGCCTGCCGCTCCGGCGCGGGCGACGACACGGCAGGCTGA